A region of Gracilinanus agilis isolate LMUSP501 chromosome 3, AgileGrace, whole genome shotgun sequence DNA encodes the following proteins:
- the SFT2D3 gene encoding vesicle transport protein SFT2C, whose translation MADLNRQLQEYLAQSKGAGSADTVPLLPTEGKEAAEAGGASSVGVWLGRVNPFPSRGGLAWAWPRSSALPPEEPEPGPGPPCLPSLSRWQRLTASGVCLVLAVLCFGLAALYAPVLLLRARKFALLWSLGSVFALAAAALLRGGPACLRLLRCEERPSRGALFYLAALGGTLYAALGLRSTALTALGAVAQLAALLAALLGLLPWGSGPALRYALGSLCGGLARTLPV comes from the coding sequence ATGGCAGACCTCAACCGGCAACTACAGGAATACCTGGCCCAGTCGAAAGGCGCAGGCTCGGCGGATACAGTTCCCCTGCTGCCCACAGAGGGGAAGGAGGCGGCGGAAGCCGGGGGTGCGTCCTCCGTGGGAGTCTGGCTGGGCCGGGTGAATCCATTCCCAAGCCGGGGAGGCCTAGCGTGGGCCTGGCCGCGGAGTTCGGCGCTGCCGCCGGAGGAGCCAGAGCCGGGCCCCGGGCCTCCGTGCCTGCCGAGTCTTTCGCGCTGGCAGCGCCTGACGGCGAGCGGGGTGTGCTTGGTGCTAGCGGTGCTCTGCTTCGGGCTGGCCGCGCTCTACGCGCCGGTACTGCTGCTCCGCGCCCGCAAGTTCGCCCTGCTCTGGTCGCTGGGGTCGGTGTTCGCGCTGGCAGCTGCTGCACTGCTACGCGGGGGCCCCGCCTGCCTCCGGCTGCTGCGCTGCGAGGAACGGCCGTCCCGTGGCGCGCTGTTCTACCTGGCGGCGCTGGGCGGCACGCTGTACGCGGCGCTGGGGCTGCGCAGCACGGCGCTCACCGCGCTCGGAGCCGTCGCCCAGCTGGCCGCGTTACTGGCTGCGCTACTAGGCCTCCTACCCTGGGGCAGCGGCCCGGCTCTTCGCTACGCGCTTGGGAGCCTGTGCGGTGGTCTGGCCCGAACCCTGCCCGTGTGA